From the Mycoplasmatota bacterium genome, one window contains:
- a CDS encoding NCS2 family nucleobase:cation symporter, whose amino-acid sequence MRKSDLIYDVHEKPGYGKWIILSLQHVLAMFGATVLVPILTGLPISVTLVSAGIGTLIYILLTKGKSPVFLGSSFAYIAPIMSASVIGFGLSNENVQNYLKHKVQLSDLGLTSSDLNLFAVTVGLVSVGITYLIVALIIRFVGTNWINKILPPIVIGPTIMVIGLSLAGVAVKMLSENGQGTSDWRYIVVGLSALLTAILVANYTKGVLQLIPIMSGIVVGYIVGVLFGIVDFSQVYDAEWIEIPQFVWLNKTAYSRFEMSQILDIVILMVPVALVTISEHIGDHLVLSTIIGKDLTKNPGLARTLAGDGLATLTAGLLGGPANTTYGENTGVVGITKVASVWVIGGAAIVALVLGFVGKFTALISTVPACVMGGVSMMLFGVIASSGVRVLINNRIDFSKQRNLIIAAVILVSGVGGLSISIGKVTFTGMALSAIIGIILHQILPEKEAAYGPKNQG is encoded by the coding sequence ATGAGAAAATCAGATTTAATTTATGATGTTCATGAAAAACCAGGATATGGAAAATGGATTATATTGAGTCTTCAACATGTCTTAGCAATGTTTGGAGCTACTGTATTAGTACCAATATTAACAGGATTACCAATAAGTGTAACATTAGTATCAGCGGGGATAGGGACATTGATTTACATTCTATTAACAAAAGGTAAATCTCCTGTATTTTTAGGATCTTCATTTGCTTATATTGCACCAATTATGTCCGCATCTGTAATCGGTTTTGGGTTGAGCAACGAAAATGTGCAAAATTATCTAAAGCATAAGGTACAATTAAGTGATTTAGGATTAACTTCTAGTGATTTGAATTTATTCGCTGTTACAGTTGGGTTAGTATCTGTTGGAATTACATACTTGATTGTCGCTTTGATAATTAGATTTGTTGGTACAAATTGGATTAATAAAATATTACCTCCTATCGTTATTGGACCAACCATCATGGTAATTGGTTTAAGCTTAGCTGGTGTTGCAGTAAAAATGTTAAGTGAGAATGGTCAAGGGACATCGGATTGGAGATATATAGTCGTTGGATTGTCTGCATTATTAACAGCGATATTAGTCGCAAATTATACGAAGGGAGTATTACAACTAATTCCGATTATGTCTGGAATTGTTGTAGGATATATTGTTGGAGTGTTGTTTGGAATAGTTGATTTTTCACAAGTATACGATGCTGAATGGATTGAGATACCACAATTTGTGTGGCTAAATAAAACTGCTTATAGTCGATTTGAGATGAGTCAAATTTTAGACATTGTCATCTTAATGGTACCTGTTGCCCTTGTGACAATTTCTGAACATATTGGAGACCATTTAGTTTTGAGTACAATAATTGGTAAAGATTTAACAAAAAATCCTGGTTTAGCTAGGACACTAGCTGGTGATGGATTAGCGACATTAACTGCTGGCTTATTAGGTGGACCTGCCAATACAACTTACGGTGAAAATACAGGGGTTGTAGGAATTACAAAGGTTGCTTCAGTTTGGGTTATTGGAGGCGCAGCTATCGTAGCATTAGTATTAGGATTTGTTGGAAAGTTTACTGCATTAATTAGTACAGTTCCTGCTTGTGTTATGGGAGGAGTTAGTATGATGTTATTTGGAGTAATCGCATCAAGTGGTGTAAGAGTTTTAATAAATAATAGAATAGATTTTAGTAAACAAAGAAATCTGATAATCGCAGCTGTGATTTTAGTTTCTGGTGTTGGTGGATTATCAATTAGTATTGGAAAAGTGACATTTACAGGGATGGCATTATCAGCTATCATTGGTATTATTTTACATCAAATATTACCTGAAAAAGAAGCTGCCTATGGACCTAAAAACCAAGGTTAA
- a CDS encoding polyprenyl synthetase family protein translates to MDLAEICHVDKELLDQKINGFLEKDNDLSTSYKEQLHNLIFSSGKRIRPIFTVLGSYFGEQKKDEVYTLAAIFELIHTASLIHDDIIDKADIRRGKKTLHVENGVYNSLILGNYLVALSSEYISSYQFEDMYYESFSLTDLCESEINQQSLLFNFDITFDEYINKTRNKTALLITASLLGGAKLTNASEKTLKILYEYGINLGISFQIIDDILDFTQDRMHLGKPNGADLMNGNITLPVIFALKDKKIKKHLLKLQKNASIEEYNHCIQYIINSNSIKKSKNFSKRYIKKAKKAIRKLDHEKKYILVNILDELEKRTY, encoded by the coding sequence ATGGATTTAGCTGAAATATGCCATGTTGATAAAGAATTATTAGACCAAAAAATAAATGGCTTTTTAGAAAAAGACAATGATTTATCAACATCCTATAAAGAACAATTACATAATTTAATCTTTTCATCAGGAAAACGAATACGACCTATATTTACTGTCCTCGGAAGTTACTTTGGAGAACAAAAAAAAGATGAAGTCTACACATTAGCTGCTATATTCGAATTAATTCACACTGCTTCATTAATCCATGATGATATTATTGATAAAGCTGATATAAGGCGCGGAAAAAAGACCTTACATGTAGAAAATGGTGTATATAACTCGCTTATATTAGGAAACTATTTGGTAGCATTAAGTAGTGAATATATTTCTTCCTATCAATTTGAAGATATGTATTATGAAAGTTTTAGTTTAACCGATTTATGTGAATCGGAAATAAATCAACAATCTTTATTATTTAACTTTGATATAACCTTTGATGAATATATAAATAAAACTAGAAATAAAACAGCTCTATTAATTACTGCTTCACTATTAGGAGGAGCAAAACTAACAAATGCATCTGAAAAAACACTCAAGATTCTTTACGAATATGGGATTAATTTAGGGATATCTTTTCAAATTATTGATGATATTTTAGACTTTACTCAAGACAGAATGCATCTTGGAAAACCAAACGGGGCTGACCTAATGAATGGAAATATTACTTTACCAGTGATATTTGCATTAAAGGATAAAAAAATTAAAAAGCATTTATTGAAATTACAAAAAAATGCTTCAATAGAAGAATATAATCATTGTATTCAATATATTATAAACAGTAATTCCATAAAAAAAAGTAAAAATTTTAGTAAAAGGTATATAAAAAAAGCAAAAAAAGCAATTCGTAAATTAGATCATGAAAAAAAATATATTTTAGTTAATATTTTAGATGAATTAGAGAAACGAACTTATTAA
- a CDS encoding queuosine precursor transporter — MLFPFLNYLPNEIIWLVFALVNFIGITIFYKFFGKTGLFVWIGFGTVIANIQVLEYLEFFGITATLGNIMYGTLFLATDSLNEKYGKDEAKQAVWLGFLTLVSMVIIMQVAIQFNPHVIDEAQPHLIWIFNLIPRIALGSLVAYLVSQFFDVYFFHRIKRKYSSDLLLWLRNNGSTIVSQLIDSVIFVSIAFLGALPFSEWFEILITTYIIKVIVAALDTPFIYWIKKIKPINEK; from the coding sequence ATGTTATTTCCATTTTTAAACTATTTACCTAATGAAATAATTTGGTTAGTATTTGCCTTAGTTAACTTCATTGGGATCACTATCTTTTATAAATTTTTTGGTAAAACAGGTCTTTTTGTTTGGATAGGTTTTGGTACAGTAATTGCTAATATTCAAGTTTTAGAATATTTAGAATTTTTTGGAATTACTGCTACCCTTGGAAACATCATGTATGGTACACTATTTTTAGCAACGGATTCTTTAAATGAAAAATATGGAAAAGATGAGGCTAAACAAGCAGTATGGTTAGGTTTTCTTACGTTAGTATCCATGGTTATCATTATGCAGGTTGCTATCCAATTTAATCCGCATGTGATAGATGAAGCACAACCACACCTAATATGGATTTTTAATTTAATTCCTCGAATTGCTTTAGGTAGTTTAGTTGCTTATTTAGTTAGTCAATTTTTTGATGTATATTTCTTTCATAGAATTAAAAGAAAATATAGCAGTGATCTCTTATTATGGTTAAGAAATAATGGTAGTACAATAGTAAGTCAGCTGATTGATTCAGTTATTTTTGTTTCAATTGCCTTTTTAGGTGCTTTACCTTTTAGCGAGTGGTTTGAAATATTAATCACAACCTACATTATTAAAGTGATAGTAGCTGCATTAGATACACCTTTTATCTATTGGATTAAAAAAATTAAACCAATAAATGAAAAATAG
- a CDS encoding aspartate ammonia-lyase, whose translation MDISKYRIETDSIGEKLVPVDAYYGIQTLRAKENFRITKQKVHKEMIKGIAITKKAAAMANFEAGMISEDIYEAIAKACDEITSGKLYRQFITDMIQGGAGTSMNMNANEVIANRAQEILGGQKGVYDIVHPNDHVNFSQSTNDIVPTAGKIATIKLTEKLLLEMRRLHRSYLDKANEFGGVIKMGRTHLQDAVPIRLGQEFNAFASALERDINRIEHSISDLKILNMGATAVGTGLNANTTYIQKVVKIISDFTHVEFKQAEDLVDSTRNLDSFVWLSSALKTCAISLSKTANDLRLMASGPKTGFNEINLPQMQPGSSIMPGKVNPVIPEVINQIAFQVIGNDLTITKAAEAGQLELNVFEPVLFANLFQSLDILRRGIRTFYQRAISGVTVNKELCVLYVERSAGIVTALAPHIGYKKAADIAKEAIKLNKPIKDLVINKQILSKDDLDIILNINNLTSPGISGEELLIQKKKLHEEKTGECNS comes from the coding sequence ATGGATATATCAAAATATCGGATAGAAACTGATTCCATAGGGGAAAAATTAGTTCCTGTTGATGCCTATTATGGCATTCAAACTTTACGAGCAAAAGAAAATTTTCGAATAACAAAACAAAAAGTTCATAAAGAAATGATTAAAGGAATTGCGATTACGAAAAAAGCTGCTGCTATGGCTAATTTTGAAGCAGGAATGATATCAGAAGATATTTATGAAGCAATTGCTAAAGCTTGTGATGAGATTACATCAGGTAAACTGTATAGACAATTTATTACTGATATGATACAAGGCGGCGCAGGAACTTCAATGAATATGAACGCTAACGAAGTAATCGCAAATAGAGCACAAGAAATTTTAGGTGGTCAAAAAGGGGTTTATGATATTGTTCATCCTAATGACCATGTTAATTTTAGTCAATCTACAAATGATATTGTTCCAACTGCTGGTAAAATTGCTACAATTAAGTTAACAGAAAAATTATTATTAGAAATGAGAAGATTACATCGTTCTTATTTAGATAAAGCAAATGAATTTGGTGGCGTTATTAAAATGGGGAGAACGCACTTACAAGACGCTGTACCAATTCGCTTAGGGCAAGAGTTCAATGCATTTGCTTCAGCCCTAGAAAGAGATATTAATCGTATTGAACATTCGATTAGTGATTTAAAAATTCTAAATATGGGAGCAACAGCTGTTGGTACAGGACTTAATGCTAATACAACTTATATTCAAAAAGTAGTAAAAATCATTTCTGATTTTACACACGTTGAATTTAAACAAGCTGAGGATTTAGTCGATTCAACAAGAAATTTAGATTCATTTGTATGGTTATCCTCTGCTTTAAAAACATGTGCTATCTCATTATCAAAAACTGCCAACGATTTAAGATTAATGGCATCAGGTCCTAAAACTGGGTTTAATGAAATTAATCTTCCACAAATGCAGCCAGGTTCTTCTATTATGCCTGGTAAAGTCAATCCAGTTATTCCAGAGGTAATCAATCAAATCGCTTTCCAAGTTATTGGAAATGATCTTACAATTACAAAAGCAGCTGAAGCCGGGCAATTAGAATTAAACGTTTTTGAACCTGTTTTATTTGCTAATTTATTCCAATCACTTGATATCTTAAGAAGAGGGATAAGAACATTCTATCAAAGAGCAATTTCTGGTGTTACTGTCAATAAAGAGTTATGTGTTTTATATGTTGAAAGGAGTGCTGGTATCGTAACAGCATTAGCACCTCATATTGGTTATAAAAAAGCAGCTGATATTGCAAAAGAAGCAATTAAATTAAATAAACCTATCAAAGATTTAGTTATTAATAAACAAATTTTATCAAAAGATGACTTAGATATTATTTTAAATATTAACAACCTAACATCACCAGGGATTTCAGGGGAAGAACTATTAATACAGAAGAAAAAATTACATGAGGAAAAAACTGGAGAATGTAATTCATAA
- a CDS encoding 3'(2'),5'-bisphosphate nucleotidase CysQ, with the protein MDFSKELYEAKKAAIIAGKKVMEIYRTDFKIDYKEDESPVTQADLMANEIIISHLKQAFPTYAFLSEESADDVSRLDNDLCFIIDPIDGTKEFVNKTGEFTINIALAYKQEIVMGVIYAPVLEELFYAEIGKGAFKVKERECTQLFVSDRKDHLRVAESRSHKSEKVQRLYDENKDIIEKYYEVGSTLKGCFLASAKLEAFYKFGLGTKEWDIAAMDIVITEAGGIFRDLNHNKYQYNKKDVYNKYGYYAINKEENLFEFDYLK; encoded by the coding sequence ATGGATTTTTCAAAAGAACTATATGAGGCGAAAAAGGCTGCGATTATCGCTGGTAAAAAAGTAATGGAAATATATCGAACAGATTTTAAAATCGATTATAAAGAAGATGAATCACCGGTTACACAAGCAGACCTTATGGCTAATGAAATCATCATTAGTCATTTAAAACAAGCGTTTCCTACCTATGCTTTTTTGTCAGAAGAAAGTGCTGATGATGTTTCAAGATTGGATAATGATTTATGCTTTATTATTGATCCAATTGATGGAACTAAAGAATTTGTTAATAAAACAGGAGAGTTTACAATTAACATTGCATTAGCTTATAAACAAGAAATTGTTATGGGAGTAATCTATGCACCAGTTTTAGAAGAATTATTTTATGCTGAGATTGGAAAAGGGGCTTTTAAAGTTAAGGAAAGGGAGTGCACACAACTTTTTGTTTCAGATAGAAAAGATCATTTAAGAGTTGCTGAAAGTAGATCTCATAAATCAGAAAAAGTACAACGACTATATGATGAAAACAAAGATATAATTGAAAAATATTATGAAGTTGGTTCTACCTTAAAGGGATGTTTTTTAGCAAGTGCTAAACTTGAGGCTTTTTATAAATTTGGCTTAGGAACGAAAGAATGGGATATTGCTGCTATGGATATTGTTATAACTGAAGCAGGTGGAATTTTTAGGGATTTGAATCATAATAAGTATCAATATAATAAAAAAGATGTCTACAATAAATATGGATATTATGCGATTAATAAAGAAGAAAATCTATTTGAATTTGATTATTTAAAATAA
- a CDS encoding FAD:protein FMN transferase, which produces MRKLITLSILVLTIILTGCQKKEIQQIQQSGIDYYQYFDTIITIQVWDTKSYSTDSNLWEGAEDIIQHIQRTFQRTKPLKNEDPSELYLLNQSAGSGEAFKCSDDLYEVIKIGMDFANTTNGKFDPTIGPLVDLWDIHSVEESHPAPTDTQIKSLLPLTNYQSVQMNDEEKTVLLPKEGMIIDLGAIAKGFAADKLVEYFEAQGIKHAIINLGGNIYVLGSRFEKRTDGTENWSIGIRDPKQDISSPLGRVFLTDSTVVTSGVYERYIIDPNTQKMYHHILDPDTGYPAENNISSVTILTKSSTTADALSTSIFTLGVEEGLKFIENYEGVEAVFIDSNMKVYKSSGVDSIYHFELL; this is translated from the coding sequence ATGCGCAAACTAATCACTCTTTCTATCCTTGTTCTTACAATTATATTAACAGGGTGTCAAAAAAAAGAAATACAACAAATACAACAATCAGGAATCGATTATTATCAGTACTTTGATACTATAATTACTATTCAAGTATGGGATACTAAATCTTATTCTACGGATTCAAATCTTTGGGAAGGTGCTGAAGACATTATCCAACATATTCAAAGAACTTTTCAAAGAACTAAACCTCTTAAAAATGAAGATCCAAGTGAATTATACTTATTAAATCAATCTGCCGGTTCTGGTGAAGCTTTTAAATGTTCAGATGATTTATATGAAGTTATTAAAATAGGAATGGATTTTGCAAATACAACAAATGGGAAATTTGATCCTACGATTGGACCATTAGTAGATTTATGGGATATTCATAGTGTTGAAGAATCTCATCCAGCACCAACTGATACACAAATAAAATCTCTTTTACCACTTACTAACTACCAATCAGTTCAAATGAATGATGAAGAAAAAACAGTATTATTACCTAAAGAAGGTATGATTATTGATTTGGGTGCTATTGCTAAAGGATTTGCTGCAGATAAGTTAGTAGAATACTTTGAAGCTCAAGGAATAAAACATGCAATTATTAACTTAGGTGGAAATATCTATGTTTTAGGTAGTCGTTTTGAAAAAAGGACTGATGGTACTGAAAATTGGTCAATAGGGATTAGAGATCCTAAACAAGATATTAGTTCGCCTTTAGGAAGGGTATTCTTAACCGATTCAACCGTTGTTACATCAGGTGTATATGAACGGTACATAATCGACCCTAACACTCAAAAAATGTATCACCATATCTTAGACCCAGATACAGGATATCCTGCTGAAAATAACATCTCAAGTGTAACGATTCTCACAAAAAGTTCCACTACAGCTGATGCACTATCGACTTCGATATTTACTCTTGGTGTTGAAGAAGGATTAAAATTTATCGAAAATTATGAAGGTGTTGAAGCAGTCTTTATTGATTCTAATATGAAAGTTTATAAATCATCAGGTGTTGATTCAATCTACCATTTTGAATTATTATAA
- a CDS encoding NCS2 family permease, with the protein MNDYFRLQEKGTTVTKELIAGLTTFLSMAYILGVNPGILSTPGTEMNFNGVFIATVVAAALGTLIMGILANYPVALAPGMGMNAFFTYTVIFTMGYKFEQALAGIFISGIIFLILALTGVREKIINAIPNNLKLAVGAGIGFFIAFIGLKNSGIITYLPNDNPAEIIPTLGDLGNPAILVAVIGLIITIILYVLKVPAAIFLGLVITTIVSVLFGQSQSGAAQAINFKEDHLFGAFFKGFTDGTWDFKFFIVIFTFLFLDFFDTAGTLVTVGRRAGLVSKEGQLLGSKKALVADATATVIGAVSGTSSTTSYVESLSGVEAGGRTGLTSVFTGLFFVLSIVLLPLTGYITAAVTAPALIMVGILMASQLKEIDWDDTAVAVPAFLTIIAMPLAYSISTGIALGFIFYPITLLVSKRHKEINVIMYILAVVFILYFLVSSNTVMDPIYDLFK; encoded by the coding sequence ATTAATGACTATTTCAGACTACAGGAAAAAGGTACAACAGTTACGAAAGAGTTAATCGCTGGTTTAACAACATTCTTATCAATGGCTTATATTTTAGGAGTAAATCCAGGGATTCTATCGACTCCAGGCACAGAAATGAATTTTAATGGTGTTTTTATAGCCACAGTTGTTGCTGCTGCACTAGGTACATTAATTATGGGAATACTTGCTAACTATCCAGTTGCCTTAGCTCCTGGAATGGGAATGAATGCATTCTTTACTTATACGGTTATATTTACAATGGGTTATAAGTTCGAACAAGCATTGGCGGGAATATTTATTTCTGGTATTATTTTCTTAATACTTGCTTTAACTGGTGTAAGAGAAAAAATCATTAATGCCATTCCAAACAATTTAAAATTAGCCGTTGGAGCTGGAATTGGTTTCTTTATCGCATTTATCGGTTTGAAAAATAGTGGAATTATCACTTATCTTCCTAATGACAACCCAGCTGAAATTATACCAACACTTGGTGATTTAGGAAATCCTGCTATTTTAGTTGCTGTCATTGGATTAATTATTACTATTATTTTATATGTATTAAAAGTTCCTGCAGCAATCTTTTTGGGACTAGTTATCACTACAATCGTTAGTGTTTTATTTGGACAATCTCAATCTGGTGCAGCTCAAGCTATTAACTTTAAGGAAGATCATCTTTTCGGGGCATTCTTTAAAGGTTTTACAGATGGGACTTGGGACTTTAAGTTTTTCATCGTTATTTTTACCTTCTTATTCCTAGATTTCTTTGACACAGCAGGTACTTTAGTTACCGTTGGAAGACGTGCAGGATTAGTTAGCAAAGAAGGGCAATTATTAGGTTCAAAAAAAGCATTAGTTGCTGATGCAACTGCAACAGTTATTGGTGCAGTATCTGGTACATCTTCAACTACTTCATATGTTGAATCATTATCAGGTGTTGAAGCAGGTGGACGTACTGGTTTAACTTCTGTATTTACCGGTCTATTCTTCGTTTTATCAATTGTTTTATTACCTTTAACAGGTTATATTACTGCCGCTGTAACTGCTCCAGCCTTAATTATGGTAGGTATTTTAATGGCCTCTCAACTTAAAGAAATCGATTGGGATGATACAGCCGTAGCTGTTCCTGCGTTCTTAACAATCATTGCAATGCCATTAGCTTATTCTATCTCAACTGGTATCGCACTAGGTTTCATTTTCTATCCAATTACTTTATTAGTAAGTAAACGTCATAAAGAAATAAATGTAATTATGTATATTCTTGCTGTTGTTTTTATATTATATTTCCTAGTTTCATCTAATACAGTAATGGATCCAATTTATGATTTGTTTAAATAA
- a CDS encoding NAD(P)/FAD-dependent oxidoreductase: MKRIVVLGGGYGGILTAKYMEKKLRKLDVKITIIDKNPYHTMLTELHEVAAGRVHEDSIKIYFNQVIAGRRIDFKLDEIKNIDFSNQKLISDKSEYPYDYLVIGTGCKPTFFGHDEFKKHVFTLWSLEDANNLHEHILNQFRKAAKMDDEEARKQSLSFVITGAGFTGVEMAGELAEYVPELCREYQINPNQVSIKLLDMAKRVLPTFPEKLSINAVKKLEKIGVECLTGHPCENVTSESISFGEKTIKTETIIWTTGVEGSTLVDSITEINKKGRGRLVCNEFLQAEGKENVYVVGDNIFYIPEGEEKPVPQMVENAENSSKLVAHNIVSDIKGKEKKVYKPAFHGAMVCIGGRKGLAQVGTSKMMFNIKNSFIALFIKHFINVIYFMQVLGWTKVWSYIKHEFFNTKNNRSMVGGLFSKKTPSFWTVPLRLWLGFMWFLQGLPKVIKKLSGGWDSYCTLNEFPKTFENNGLICSSLGKTVNFVNANPIANDYTVPSTTYQDLNGFDKILTYINEFFAGFKPNVTTDYGLSYNVLYVFDYYEQNFKWIGWLFEILEWLYNIFMSISDWFMGTIVTWMAPFFEFGLAIGELGIGILLILGLFTVLASAGSLMLTIMVIVGSLFSYNGIFLSELIWYLVASIVLLNFGGNGHVLSLDYYVMPKVHGFLQKIPFVKKWYIYGEKVDF, translated from the coding sequence ATGAAGCGAATTGTCGTTCTTGGTGGAGGATATGGTGGAATATTAACAGCTAAGTACATGGAAAAAAAATTAAGAAAATTAGATGTTAAAATTACAATCATTGATAAGAATCCTTACCACACAATGTTGACAGAACTACATGAAGTAGCAGCAGGTCGTGTTCATGAAGATTCCATCAAAATATATTTTAACCAAGTAATCGCAGGACGTAGAATAGATTTTAAATTGGATGAAATAAAAAACATTGATTTTAGTAATCAAAAGTTAATATCTGATAAATCTGAATACCCTTATGATTATTTAGTTATTGGTACAGGATGTAAACCTACATTTTTTGGACATGACGAATTTAAAAAACATGTATTTACTTTATGGTCTCTAGAGGATGCGAATAATCTTCATGAGCATATTTTAAATCAATTTAGAAAAGCTGCGAAAATGGATGATGAAGAGGCTAGAAAACAGTCTTTATCATTTGTGATAACAGGTGCTGGATTTACTGGTGTTGAGATGGCAGGAGAATTAGCTGAATATGTTCCTGAATTATGCCGTGAATATCAGATTAATCCTAATCAAGTTAGTATTAAATTATTAGATATGGCAAAACGTGTTTTACCAACATTCCCTGAAAAGTTATCAATTAACGCAGTAAAAAAATTAGAAAAAATAGGTGTAGAGTGTTTAACTGGACACCCATGTGAAAATGTTACAAGTGAATCAATTTCATTTGGTGAAAAAACGATAAAAACTGAAACTATTATATGGACAACAGGCGTTGAAGGGTCGACTCTTGTAGACAGTATAACTGAAATTAACAAAAAAGGTCGTGGACGCTTAGTATGTAATGAGTTTTTACAAGCAGAAGGAAAAGAAAATGTCTATGTTGTAGGAGATAATATTTTCTATATTCCTGAAGGGGAAGAAAAACCAGTACCTCAAATGGTTGAAAACGCAGAAAATTCTTCAAAATTAGTTGCTCATAATATTGTAAGTGATATTAAAGGAAAAGAGAAGAAAGTTTATAAACCTGCCTTCCATGGTGCGATGGTATGTATTGGAGGAAGAAAAGGGTTAGCTCAGGTTGGAACATCAAAAATGATGTTTAATATCAAAAATAGTTTCATTGCTTTATTTATAAAACATTTTATAAATGTCATCTATTTTATGCAAGTATTAGGTTGGACAAAAGTTTGGTCGTATATAAAACATGAATTTTTTAACACGAAAAATAATCGTTCTATGGTTGGTGGTCTTTTCTCTAAGAAAACACCTAGTTTTTGGACTGTCCCATTAAGACTATGGTTAGGATTTATGTGGTTCTTGCAAGGATTACCAAAAGTAATAAAAAAATTATCAGGTGGATGGGATAGTTATTGTACGTTAAATGAATTTCCTAAAACATTTGAAAATAATGGATTAATCTGTTCTTCGTTAGGAAAAACAGTAAATTTCGTTAATGCAAATCCAATAGCAAATGATTATACAGTTCCATCAACAACTTACCAAGATTTAAATGGTTTTGATAAGATATTAACTTACATCAATGAATTTTTTGCAGGATTCAAACCAAATGTTACAACTGATTATGGGCTTTCATATAATGTTCTTTATGTGTTTGATTATTATGAACAGAACTTTAAATGGATTGGTTGGTTGTTCGAAATTTTAGAATGGCTATATAATATCTTTATGAGTATATCTGATTGGTTTATGGGTACTATTGTTACATGGATGGCTCCATTCTTTGAATTTGGCTTAGCTATCGGAGAATTAGGAATAGGAATATTATTAATCCTTGGTTTATTTACTGTATTAGCTTCAGCTGGTTCGTTAATGTTAACCATCATGGTTATTGTAGGAAGTTTATTCTCTTATAATGGTATCTTCTTATCAGAGTTAATTTGGTATTTAGTAGCAAGTATCGTTTTATTAAACTTCGGTGGAAATGGTCATGTACTATCATTAGATTATTATGTAATGCCAAAAGTACATGGTTTCTTACAGAAAATACCGTTTGTTAAGAAATGGTATATTTATGGAGAAAAAGTTGACTTTTAA